One window of Pelobates fuscus isolate aPelFus1 chromosome 9, aPelFus1.pri, whole genome shotgun sequence genomic DNA carries:
- the ERCC2 gene encoding general transcription and DNA repair factor IIH helicase subunit XPD, translating into MKLNIDGLLVYFPYEYIYPEQFSYMLELKRTLDAKGHGVLEMPSGTGKTVSLLSLIVAYQRAYPLEVTKLIYCSRTVPEIEKVVEELRKLIEYTQAKTGEKLNFLALALSSRRNLCVNPEVSALRFGKEIDGRCHSLTASFIRTQRQRDPSTPYCRFYEEFDAIGRQTPLPVGVYNLDDLKALGRQRGWCPYYLARHALSQCNVVVYSYHYLLDPKIADLVSRELAKKSVVVFDEAHNIDNVCIDSMSVTITRRTLERCQTNIETLDTAIQKIKETDERKLKEEYARLVEGLREATVARETDIYLSNPVLPDEILQEAVPGCIRNALHFLGFLRRFVGYVKSRLRSGHVTQEGPAAFLRDLFEKVCIERKPMRFCAERLRSLTRTLEIADIADLSPLTLITHFATLVSTYTKGFMIIIEPFEDRTPTISNPVLHLSCLDSSLAIKPVFQRFQSVIITSGTLSPLDIYPKILDFRPVTMATFTMTLARVCLCPMVVGRGNDQVAMTSKFETREDLAVMRNYGNLLLEMSAVVPDGIVGFFTSYQYMENIVASWYEQGILDNIERNKLIFIETQDGAETSVALEKYQEACENGRGAILLSVARGKVSEGIDFVHHYGRAVIMFGVPYVYTQSRILKARLQFLRDQFHLRENDFLTFDAMRHAAQCVGRVIRGKTDYGIMLFADKRYARADKRGKLPLWIQEHLTDANLNLTLDECVHLSRHFLREMAQPFRREDQLGLSLLTLEQLQSEEMLQKIQEIAHQV; encoded by the exons ATGAA GTTAAATATAGATGGATTGCTGGTGTATTTCCCCTATGAGTACATATATCCAGAGCAATTCTCCTACATGTTGGAGCTCAAGAGGACTCTGGATGCCAAG GGTCAcggtgtgctggagatgccatcAGGAACGGGCAAAACAGTCTCATTATTGTCTCTGATAGTGGCTTACCAGAGG GCATACCCTCTAGAAGTTACCAAGTTAATATACtgctccagaactgttccagaaATCGAGAAG GTTGTGGAGGAGTTGAGGAAGCTGATTGAATATACTCAGGCAAAAACAGGAGAGAAACTCAATTTCCTGGCCTTGGCTTTGAGTTCCAGGCGAAACCTGTGTGTAAATCCTGAG GTCAGTGCTCTACGCTTCGGGAAGGAGATAGATGGTCGTTGTCATAGCCTCACTGCATCCTTTATACGGACGCAAAGGCAGAGAGACCCCAGCACCCCCTACTGTCGGTTCTATGAA GAATTTGATGCCATCGGCAGACAGACTCCGTTACCTGTTGGGGTATATAACCTGGATGACCTCAAAGCTTTGGGGCGACAGCGAGGCTGGTGTCCGTATTACCTCGCCCGTCACGCT CTGTCGCAGTGCAATGTTGTCGTGTATAGTTATCACTACCTACTGGACCCCAAGATTGCTGACCTTGTTTCTCGCGAGCTCGCCAAGAAGTCTGTAGTTGTCTTTGATGAAGCTCACAATATCG ATAATGTCTGCATTGACTCTATGAGCGTTACCATCACACGCCGGACCCTCGAACGCTGTCAGACTAACATTGAGACACTCGACACTGCTATACAAAA AATTAAAGAAACAGATGAAAGAAAGTTGAAAGAGGAATACGCCCGTTTGGTGGAAGGTTTGCGTGAAGCTACGGTAGCCAGAGAGACAGATATTTATCTCTCCAACCCAGTGCTGCCCGATGAAATCCTGCAAG AGGCCGTTCCAGGCTGTATCCGTAATGCTCTACACTTCCTGGGATTTTTGCGGAGGTTTGTGGGTTATGTCAAGTCTCGGCTGCGCTCCGGTCACGTGACACAAGAGGGCCCAGCTGCTTTTCTGCGTGACCTTTTTGAAAAGGTCTGCATTGAAAGAAAGCCAATGAG GTTCTGTGCGGAGCGACTGCGCTCTTTAACGCGTACTCTGGAGATTGCAGACATCGCagacctctcccccctcactctcatcaCCCACTTCGCCACACTTGTCAGCACGTACACAAAGG GTTTTATGATCATCATTGAACCATTTGAAGACAGAACACCAACTATCAGTAATCCTGTCCTACACCTCAG CTGCCTCGATTCTTCCCTCGCTATTAAACCAGTATTCCAGAGGTTTCAATCTGTCATCATCACATCCGGG ACTCTCTCTCCACTGGATATTTATCCCAAAATCCTGGACTTCCGGCCAGTTACTATGGCAACCTTCACAATGACCCTGGCTCGTGTCTGCTTGTGTCCTATG GTGGTGGGTCGTGGGAACGATCAGGTGGCAATGACCTCAAAATTCGAGACAAGGGAAGATCTGG CTGTGATGCGAAATTATGGAAACCTTCTTCTGGAGATGTCGGCTGTGGTCCCCGATGGTATTGTGGGCTTTTTTACCAGTTATCAATACATGGAGAACATTGTGGCATCATGGTATGAGCAG GGAATATTGGACAACATTGAGCGGAACAAGCTGATTTTCATTGAGACGCAGGATGGTGCGGAGACCAGTGTCGCCTTAGAGAAATATCAGGAG GCATGTGAGAATGGACGTGGTGCCATCCTGTTGTCAGTGGCTCGTGGCAAAGTGTCAGAGGGAATTGACTTTG TACATCATTACGGGCGAGCTGTCATAATGTTTGGAGTACCGTATGTGTATACACAGAGCCGTATACTGAAG gctcgACTGCAATTCTTACGGGACCAATTCCACCTGCGTGAAAATGATTTCCTGACATTTGACGCAATGAGACACGCTGCACAATGCGTGGGTCGGGTCATCCGTGGCAAGACGGACTATGGGATAATGCTCTTTGCAGATAAG CGGTACGCTCGTGCTGATAAGCGAGGGAAGTTACCACTCTGGATCCAGGAACACTTGACTGATGCAAACCTGAACCTCACACTGGATGAATGTGTCCACCTGTCCCGACACTTCCTGAGAGAAATGGCACAACCGTTCCGCAGG GAGGACCAGCTGGGACTATCTCTATTGACTCTTGAGCAGCTGCAATCGGAGGAGATGCTGCAGAAGATACAAGAGATAGCTCATCAGGTGTGA